The region TCAGTTGTCTCCACACTGTAAAATTTATGGTGTCGAGCCTCTCGCGGGCAACGACGGGCAGCAATCTTTCCGCAGCGGCAACATTGTGCATATCGATACGCCTAAAACCATCGCCGATGGCGCACAAACTCAGCATCTGGGCAACTATACCTTCCCTCTGATTCACCAAAACGTCGACGATATTCTGACGGTAACGGATGACGACCTGATTGACGCGATGCGGTTTTACGCCGAGCGCATGAAGATCGTCGTCGAGCCAACGGGATGCCTCAGCTTTGCGGCAGCGCGCAACCTCAGGGAATCGCTACGCGGTAAACGCATTGGTATTATTATCAGTGGCGGGAATGTCGATATCAGCCGCTACGGCGCATTTCTGACCGGTAGTGCTTGAGGAAAAAACGATGATCTTTATTTCTGAAGCAGAGTCAGCAGCGCTTATCAGCCATGAGCTGGCTTATGACGCCGTTCGTGAAGCCCTACTTGCTTCCAGTGAACCGGAAGCACTCAGTTTCCCGGTGGTACACGGGCAAGGCTCCGATCCGGTCAATACATTCAGCATCAAAGCCTCCGCCACGAGTGAACTCGCGGGGCTAAAAGTCGGTTCGTTCTGGCCGGGTAACCCCGCTAACGGGCTGCCCCGCCACAATTCCCTTATTCTGCTGTTCGATCAGCAAATCGGGAAAATGGCTGCGGCCATAGAGGCCGGAAAAGTTAACGCCTTTCGTACCGCTGCCGCCGATGCCGTCGCCGCCGATCTGCTGGCAAGACCGGATTCCTCTGTTCTGGCCGTGTTCGGAACAGGTCATCAGGCTCGTTACGAATGCGCTGCACTGGCAAGAATACGTCCCATTCGTACCGTGCTGATTATCGGGCGTGATAACAGCAAATCCGCAGAAATGGCGCAAGAACTCAACGCTATCGGACTGGATGCACAAGTCTGCGATGCCGAAAGCGCGTGCCGCGCCGCGGATATCATCGTGACGGCAACGCCATCCCGCGCGCCGCTGTTTAACGCTGAGTGGGTTAACGCCGGAACGCATGTCGTCAGTATGGGATCGGACGCCGTCGGCAAGCAGGAACTGCCGCCAGAACTGTTTACCGCTGGCCGCCTGTTTTGCGATCTCCCTTCTCAGTCCAGAACCATTGGTGAGTTTCAACACGCGCCAGCGCATGTGACACTGACCGCCATCGGCGATGTCATCAGCGGGAACACAGCGGGACGGCAGACGCCGGACGACATCACCATTTTTGACAGTTCTGGCTTATCCATTCAGGACTTATATATCGGTCAACGCATTCTTGCCGCCTGGCAGGCAGCGAAACAAAATGGAGACATGCAATGAGTAACGTCGAGTGGCTTAACACGCTGGAAACGCCCTTTTTGCTGATTGATGAATTCCGCTTTCAACGCAATATCGATAGGCTTTATCAGCGTACGGAAAATCTAGGCAGCCAGGTTCGCCCACATCTCAAAACGCTACGCTCGATTGAGGCTGGTCGTTATCTGCTCAAAGATTCCGCCTCACCGGCAACGGTTTCGACGCTGGCAGAAGCGGAGGCTTTTGCCGCGGCGGGTTATACCAACCAACTCTACGCCGTGGGGATCGCTCCGCACAAGCTGCCGCGTATCGCTAATCTCATCCATAAAGGCGTGAATATTCATATTTTGCTGGATAGCGCGGAACAGGCTCGTGCGGTGACCGATTTCGCACGCGCCAATAACGTGACATTTTCGGTGTTTATCGAGATCGACTGTGACGGACATCGCGGCGGCATCCCGCCAGAAAGCGATGCGCTGCTTGAGCTAGCGAAGCAGATCGACGGCAACGGCGCGACGCTCACCGGCCTACTGACTCATGCCGGGGAGTCTTACGCCTGCCGCACGGACGAGGCGATCAGGGCAGCGGCGCGTGCCGAATGCGCTGCCATCAACACCGCAGGACAACGTGTGCGAGCGCTGGGGATTGCCTGCCCTGTGCTCAGCGTGGGTGCCACACCGACGGCGCACTTTGCCGAAGACTTAACCGGCGTTACCGAAGTCAGGGCGGGCGTATTCACCACGTTCGATCTGGTGATGAAAAATGTCGGGGTCTGTTCGCTGGATGATATCGCCCTGTCGGTCGTTAGCACCGTGATTGGACACAACCGCGAAAAAAGTTGGGTATTTATCGACGCGGGCTGGATGGCGCTCTCCCGCGATCGCGGTACAGCCTCTCAGGCGAAAGATTACGGTTACGGGCTGGTTTGCGACCTGTATGGCAGCCCTTACCACGACCTCTGCGTGACTGTCACCAATCAGGAACACGGCATCATCGCGCTACCCACCGACCGTGGATTTTCAGTCGATCATTTCCCCGTCGGCACGCGGTTGCGGATATTGCCTAACCACGCCTGTGCAACGGCCGCGATGCATCAACACTATCAGGTGCTGAAATCACACCGGCATGAGCAAGAAACCTGGCAACGTATTACCGGATGGTAAGTATCATTGTCATATCGCCCGATCTAAACGTATCGGGCGATGATTTTCGCCGATCTCTTCGCGTCATCAATCCGTTAGGCTCAATTGTTCGTCCCTAACGTCGGCTCGCAGTTCACCGGGAAATTCACCGAGTGCGCAATGTAGCAAGCCTCATGCGCCAGCTCGTGCAGCGTGGCATATTGTTCGGCGGTAGGCTGTTTTTCGCCGCTGAATGTGACCTGTGGATGTAGCGTGACATCGAGCATCGCCATTTTTCCCGTCGCATTCACGCCCATCGTTCCCACCGCATGGTCCTGATAATCATCCACGCAAAACCGCTTTTTGGCTGCAATCGACAGAAACCACAGCATATGACAGCTGGACAACGAGGCCACCAACGCCTCTTCAGGATCGACTGCATCTTCCAGCGAAAAAGGCAATGGAACGACATGGGGAGACGATGAGGCGCGTAGCGTAATACCGCCGTCAAACTGCCATTGATGCAGTCGGCTGTAGCGATTATCAATAAAATCTTGCCCATCACGCCGCCAGCTAATTGAAGCACGATATTCAGACATGGATCAGTTCCCTTTGTTATGACTTTCCAACGCTCGTAATAGCGTAGCGAGATTAGCATCAAGTGCAGCCAGCACATCCGTAGATAACGCAGAAAGCACCTGCCGCTCGTTCTCAATATGCGCTTCGACGGCGCGATTAATTAGCTCAAGCCCCGTGTTGGTAAGTTGTACGAGCGTACTACGCGCATCCTGTTCGTTCTGTACGCGCTCGATAAATCCTCGGATTTCAAGGCGCTTGAGCCGATGGGTCATGGTTCCTGACGTCACCATCAACGTAGAGAACAAATCAGTCGGACTGAGGCAGTACGGCGCCCCCGCACGACGCAGCGTAGCCAGCATATCAAATTCCCAACTGCTTAGATCGAATTTGGAAAAGCAGGATTCCAGGCGCTGATCCATAAGCACAGCACATCGTCTGAGGCGTCCAATCGGCCCCATCGGGCTGGCATCCAAATCGGGTCGCTCGCGCCGCCATTGTTCAAGAATGACATCTACCGCATCGTGCTCGCTGGTTTGATTTTTCATTTATCTTGACTTCAAGTTAATTAATCAACACTATCATAGTATCTTGAATTAAAGGTAAAGTCATGAACACGACATCCTCACCACACTACTGGCGTGACGTCATACTCACAGCATTGGCCCCCGCGATTTGGGGCTCCACTTATATCGTGACATCAGAACTCCTGCCGCCGGATCGCCCCTTCACCGCGGCACTTATCCGCGTGCTGCCTGCGGGACTGTTGCTGCTTTTATTCACCCGGCGCTTTCCCGCCCGGCAAGACTGGTGGCGTGTAGTCGTACTCAGCGCCCTGAATATCGGTGTTTTTCAAGCGCTGCTGTTCGTCGCCGCTTATCGTTTACCGGGTGGATTGGCTGCGGTACTGAGCGCGATCCAACCGCTGTTGATCATGGTGTTAGTCTGGGTTGTAGATCATCGAACGCCCAGACAGGCCACGCTGTGGTCAGCGGTCATCGGCGTGATTGGTATGGCCACGTTGCTGCTGTCGCCGCAGACGACATTTGAACCTGTGGGAATCGCCGCCGCACTGCTGGGTGCAATGTGCATGGCGATGGGCGTCTGGTTGACGCGTCGCTGGCAGCTTGATCTCCCCGTGCTGCCGCTTACCGGCTGGCAACTTTTCATCGGTGGGTTGATGCTGGCACCCGTTGCATGGCTAGCCGATGCACCGCTGCCTACATTGACTCTGTCGCAGTGGGCGGCCTACACCTACCTCTGTCTTGCGGGTGCGGTGCTCGCTTATGGGCTCTGGTTTCGTGGCGTGACGCGCCTGCCGACGGTTGCCGTGGCCTCATTGGGGTTGTTGAGCCCGCTGACTGCCGTGGTGCTCGGCTGGGCGTTGCTTTCCCAGTCGATGACGGGCACCGCGTTCTTAGGTTTGGCGATCGTACTAGCCAGCGTCTTCGCCGTGCAATGGACGACGTCACGAAGCAAGTAATCGATTGAACTGCCGGTGGTGAGTGCTGTTGGCGGGGAAAGATAAAAAGAAGAGATTAAAACGGCGACGTTATCATAACGCCGCCGTTTTTATCATACTTAGCGGCGGTTACGCACAAGCTGGTAGCGACGAGTCAGGTACTCGACCGGTGCGCTCCAAATGTGAACCAGACGGCAAAACGGGAACAGAACGAACAGCGTCAGCCCCAACACGATATGCAGTTTGAAGATCAGCGCGACCCCCACCAGATGTGCAGACGCACCACCTTGGAAGTACGCCACGCTCTGTGCCCAACCGACCAACTTCAGCATTTCGCTGCCGTCCATATGCTGTGCAGAGAACGGGATGGTCAGTACACCTAAACCAGCCTGAATCACCAGTAAAGACAGAATGAGAATGTCGCCAACGCTGGAAGTCGCACGAATACGTGGGTTGGTCAGACGGCGCTTTAACAACAGCACGCCACCAACAAACGTCAGCAGACCTGCCGCACCACCGCCGAACATCGCCATTTTCTGTTTTACATCCATTGGCAGGAAGGCTTCGTACATCCAGTGTGGCGTCAGCATACCGAGGAAGTGCCCGGCAAATACACCAAGAATCCCCAGATGGAACAGGTTAGACGCCAGACGCATCCCTTTCTTATCCAGCATTTGGCTCGAACCGGCACGCCAGCTGTACTGGCCGTAGTCATAACGCAGCCAGCTGCCAATCAGGAAAATAGCCATCGCCAGGTAAGGATAGATGTCAAAAAAGAACACATTGAAATAGTTCGTGATTGCACTCATTAGCGTTGCCCTCCCGCCGATGTAGCGTCAAGATTCAGATATTGCGGCACCACCGCGCCAGCGAAGCGGCGTTGGTGTTGCGTTTGTTGAGCCGATGCGCAGCCTTCTTCGCCGAGGAACTTAACCTGTTCCTCTTCCCACACGGCATCCAGCGCCTGCGGCGTGTCGTCGCGCGCCTCGTCAGCGACCTGGTGTGTGACATCGTCACTTTTCAGGTCACTGCCGGACAACGCCAACAGCAGATCGAACAGCGCGGCATAGCTGCTGTCACGCTGCTGCAAACGCGCACCAATCAACGCCAGAATCGGCGCGATGTCGAGTAAACCCGCGCGACCTTGCGCGGGTTCCAGACGAGAAAGGTACTCAAGATACAGCGGCAGGTAGTCCGGCAGCTCACGGCAATCCAGTGCCAGACCGGCATCCTGATATTGCTGCATGAGATCGACCATTGCCTGACCACGATCGCGAGACTCACCGTGAACGTGTTCGAACAGCAGCAATGAGGTCGCCCGACCGCGGTCAAACAGGCCGCTATACTCCGCCTGCTTGTCCAACAGATCCTGTGCGCACAACGTATTGATGAACTGCATGAGCTGATGACTCTCACGCAGCGGTAAAGCATCAGCCTGCTCTACCGCTTCGATCAACTCCGCCTTGTTTTCCCACAGCTCGCTATCGGGATAGTCCAGCAGTCTGGCAATAATCCGCAGGCTAATCATGATTCGTCTCCCGCATGATTTTGCTGTTCATGTCGCGCGTTTTGTTGCTGACATCAATGGCATCAATACGCTTGCTGTTAAACAGGTTGAATTTGGTATCGCTACCGTGGCAACCATCGCCAAAGCTAAAACCGCAGCCCTTGCTTTCAGGGAAGGCTTCACGCGCCAGTTCACGATGGCTTGACGGGATCACAAAACGATCTTCGTAGTTAGCAATCGCCAGATAGCGGTACATTTCCTGCGCCTGTGCTTCAGTCAGCCCAACCTGCTCCAGCGCGCTGGTATCGATTTTGCCTTCCACGGTTTCTGCACGTTTGTAGTGACGCATCGCCAGCATACGTTTCAGCGCCAGCAAGACAGGCTCGGTATCCCCTGCGGTCAGCAGGTTCGCCAGATACTGCACCGGAATACGCAGACTTTCGACGTCCGGCAGTACGCCGGTGTGCGCCAATTGGCCCGCATCCGCAGCAGACTGAATCGGTGACAACGGCGGCACGTACCAGACCATCGGCAGCGTGCGGTATTCTGGGTGCAGCGGTAGAGCCAGCTTCCAGTCCATCGCCATTTTGTACACCGGTGATTTCTGCGCCGCGTCAATCACGCTGTTTGGAATGCCATCTTTCAGCGCTTGTTCAATGACTTTAGGGTCATGCGGGTCAAGGAACACATCCAGTTGGCTCTGGTACAGATCTTTCTCGTTTTCCACCGAAGCCGCTTGTTCGATGCGATCGGCATCATAGAGCAGCACACCCAGATAGCGGATACGTCCAACGCAGGTTTCTGAACACAGCGTTGGCTGACCACTTTCAATACGCGGGTAGCAGAAAATACATTTTTCTGATTTGCCGCTCTTCCAGTTGAAGTAAATTTTCTTGTACGGGCAACCGGTCAAACACATACGCCAGCCACGGCACTTGTCCTGATCGATCAGGACGATACCGTCTTCGCCGCGTTTGTAGATTGCGCCACTCGGACAGGTCGCCACGCATGCTGGATTCAGACAGTGTTCGCACAGGCGCGGCAAATACATCATGAACGTGTTTTCGAACTGGCCGTACATCTCTTTCTGCATATGCTCAAAGTTTTTATCTTTGGCGCGTACGCTAAATTCACCACCCAGATCGTCTTCCCAGTTCGGGCCGGTTTCGATTTTCTTCATCCGCTGACCGGTAATCAGCGAGCGTGGACGGGCGACAGGCTGATGTTTACCTTCCGGCGCTTTACGCAGGTTCTGATAGTCGTAGTCGAACGGTTCATAGTAGTCGTCGATTTCTGGCACATCAGGGTTAGCAAAAATTTTGGACAACACGCTAATGCGGTTACCCATCCGCGGTTCAAGCTTGCCGCTGATTTTACGTATCCAGCCGCCCTTCCACTTTTCCTGATCTTCCCAGGCATGGGGATAACCCACGCCCGGTTTGGTTTCGACGTTGTTGAACCAGGCGTATTCCATCCCTTCACGGCTGGTCCAGACGTTTTTACAGCTAACGGAGCAGGTGTGACAGCCGATGCATTTGTCCAGATTCAGCACCATGCCCACTTGTGAACGAATTTTCATCAGGCTTTCTCCTGCTGTACCGCTTTCTGTACATAGTCCTGACCTTCATCATCCAGCCAGTCGATGCGTTTCATTTTACGAACTACGACGAACTCATCGCGGTTTGACCCGACGGTGCCGTAGTAGTTAAAGCCATAAGCCAACTGGGCATAACCGCCGATCATATGGGTCGGTTTCGGCGTGATACGGGTTACCGAGTTGTGAATACCGCCGCGCTGCTGGGTAATTTCCGACCCTGGCAGGTTAATAATGCGTTCCTGCGCGTGGTACATCATGGTCATCCCCGCCGGCACACGCTGGCTGACAACCGCACGCGCCGTCAGCGCACCGTTGGCGTTAAACGCTTCTACCCAGTCGTTATCCGCAATACCCAAATCGCGGGCATCATCTTCGCTCAGCCAGATAATCGGGCCACCGCGACCCAGCGTCAGCATCAACAGGTTGTCGCTGTACGTGGAGTGAATACCCCATTTCTGGTGCGGCGTCAGGAAGTTCAGCGGTTTTTCCGGGTTGCCGTTAGGCTTCTTATTCAGCACCGGCTCAGCCGCACGGGTATCGACTGGCGGACGGTACACCAGCAGGCTTTCACCAAAGGCACGCATCCATTCATGGTCTTGATACAGCTGTTGGCGACCGGACAGCGTACGCCACGGAATCAGCTCATGAACGTTGGTATAACAGGCGTTATAGGAAACGTGTTCGTCTTCCAAACCAGACCAGGTCGGGCTGGAGATAATCTTGCGCGGCTGCGCCTGAATATCGCGGAAGCGAATTTTCTCGTCTTCTTTATTCAGTGCCAGATGCGTGTGGTCACGACCAGTGAATTTGCTCAGCGCTTCCCACGCCTTCACCGCTACCTGACCGTTGGTTTCTGGAGCCAGAGACAGAATCACTTCTGCCGCATCGATCGCCGTTTCAATCTTCGGACGACCCGCCGCCGCACCGTCAGCCTTGGTGTAGTTCAGCTTTTTCAGAAAATCGACTTCGGTCTGCGTGTTCCAGCCGATGCCTTTACCGCCGTTGCCCAGCTTGTCCATCAATGGACCGAGCGAGGTGAAACGTTCGTACAGGTTCGGGTAATCGCGCTCCACCATCATTAGGTGTGGTGCAGTTTTGCCCGGAATCAGATCGCATTCGCCTTTTTTCCAGTCATCCACGCCGAACGGCTGCGCCATTTCTGCCGGGGAGTCATGCTGAATCGGCAACGTAACCAGATCGGTTTCCTGACCAAGGTGTCCTTGACACACGCGGGAGAAGGCTTTCGCGATGCCTTTATAGATTTCCCAATCGCTTTTGGAATCCCACGCCGGATCGACAGCCGCAGACAGCGGGTGAATAAACGGATGCATGTCCGAGGTATTCATGTCGTCTTTTTCGTACCAGGTTGCCGTTGGCAGGACGATGTCGGAGTACAGACAGGTGCTGGACATACGGAAATCAAGCGTCACCACCAGATCCAACTTGCCTTCAACGCCCTGGTCGCGCCATTCCACTTCTTCCGGCTTCACGCTGCCCGCGGTACCCAGATCTTGCCCTTGAATGCCGTGCTCCGTACCCAGCAGGTACTTCAGCATATATTCGTGGCCTTTACCGGAAGAACCCAGCAGGTTAGAACGCCAGATGAACAGGTTGCGCGGGTAGTTTTGCGGACTATCCGGCTGTTCAGCGGCAAATTTGATTTCACCTGATTTCAACGCAGCAACGGTATATTCCTGCGGCGTGACACCGGCGGCACGCGCTTTCTCTGCGATATCCAGCGGGTTAACGTTCAGCTGCGGTGCAGACGGCAGCCAGCCCATACGCTCGGCGCGCACGTTGAAGTCAATCATGCTGCCGGTAAAGCGGGATTTATCTGCCAGTGGTGACAGCAGTTCCTGCGGCGCGACGGTTTCATAACGCCACTGGCTAGAGTGGTTATAGAAGAACGACGTACTGTTCATGTGACGAGGCGGACGCTGCCAGTCCAGACCAAACGCCAGCGGCGTCCAACCGGTTTGCGGACGTAGTTTTTCTTGTCCGACGTAGTGCGCCCAACCGCCACCGCTCTGACCAACACAGCCGCAGAAAATCAGCATGTTGATGATGCCGCGGTAGTTCATGTCCATGTGGTACCAGTGGTTGATACCCGCACCGACGATGACCATAGAACGACCGTGCGTTTTATCCGCGTTATCCGCGAATTCACGCGCAATACGGATGATGTTCTGACGAGAAACGCCTGTAATTTTCTCGGCCCAGGCTGGGCTGTACGCTTTTACATCGTCATAATCACGTGCGCAGTTGTCGTCGTCCAGACCGCGATCCAGACCGTAGTTTGCCATGGTCAGGTCATACACGCAGGCCACCAGCGCTTCGCTACCGTCAGCCAGCGTCAGGCGCTTAACGGGCAGTTTGTGCAGCAGGATTTCTTCTAGCGCAACGTTGTTGAAATGTTCGCTGACCGCGCCGCCAAAATACGGGAAGCCGACATCAACCACATCGTCGTGCGACCCCAGCAGGCTCAAGCGCAACTTCACTTCTTCGCCGCTGACGCCATCGCGCTGTTCCAGATTCCATTTACCCTGATCGCCCCAGCGGTAGCCGATCGATCCTTGCGGAGCCGTCAGATTGCCGCTTTCATCGTCAATCGCGATGGTTTTCCACTGCGGGTTATTGTCTTGGCCGAGGTTATCCACCAGATCGGAAGCACGCAGCATACGACCCGCCGCGTAATAACCGTCTTCACGCGGCTCCAGCAGCACCAGCATCGGTAAGTCCGTGTATTGACGAACGTACTCGCTGAAATACTGGCTCGGTTTGTCGAGGTGGAACTCTTTCAGAATCACGTGGCCCATTGCCAGCGCCATTGCGCTGTCGGTACCTTGTTTCGGGTTCAGCCAGTGGTCGCACAGCTTGGCGATTTCAGCGTAGTCCGGCGTGACCGCGACGGTTTTGGTGCCTTTGTAGCGAACTTCCGTAAAGAAGTGTGCATCCGGCGTGCGGGTTTGCGGAACGTTAGAGCCCCAGGCAATGATGTAAGAGGAATTATACCAGTCGGCAGACTCCGGTACGTCGGTCTGCTCACCCCAGGTCATTGGTGATGCCGGTGGCAAGTCACAGTACCAGTCGTAGAAGCTCAGGCACACGCCGCCGAGCAGAGACAGGTAACGGGCACCCGCTGCGTAGGACACCATCGACATCGCAGGAATCGGAGAGAAACCGATCACGCGGTCTGGGCCGAAGGTCTTGGTGGTGTAAACGTTAGAGGCAGCGATCAGTTCGTTGACTTCATTCCAGTCAGAACGAACGAAGCCACCACGGCCACGAATTTGTTTGTAGTATTTGGTTTTTTCGGGGTCATTGACGATAGACGCCCAGGCATCAACCGGATCGCTGTGCGTCAGTTTCGCTTCACGCCACAGCTTCAGCAGGCGCTTACGCATCATCGGGTATTTCAGGCGGTTGGCGCTGTAGAGATACCAGGAGTAACTGGCACCGCGCGGGCAGCCGCGAGGTTCATGGTTAGGCAGGTCCGGGCGGGTACGCGGGTAGTCAGTCTGCTGCGTTTCCCACGTCACCAGACCGTTTTTCACATAAATCTTCCAGCTACATGAACCGGTACAGTTTACCCCGTGGGTAGAACGCACGATTTTGTCATGCTGCCAGCGACTGCGATAGCCGTCTTCCCAGTCACGATTGGTATTGAGGGTTTGCCCGTGACCGTCGGAAAACGGTTCGGCCAGTTGTTTGAAGTAACGTAACCGGTCAAGGAATTTGCTCATCCGGACTCTCCTGCTGCGAAGCCTGTTGGCTCCTGTCGTTATGAAATGCTCGTAGCAGACATCTGTTTTTGCTAACGACACATCGCTCAAATTGGCGCTAGGGTATCCAGCAACCGCGCCGCCAAACTTGATAACGATCAAGAGTGTCCCCCGGTAAAAAACGGAGTACATCACCCTCTACCACCAAAGAATTATTATAAAAAAAACACATAAATAAATGATTTTAAAAGATAAAAATAAAACCACTGATTTTGTGTTTATACTGAATTCATACACACGACTATTTAGAGGTAGTAGTCGGAGGGTGGCGAAAAATCGTGCGAACAAGAGAGATTACCTATTAGTTCTCTGTCCTTATTTTTCTGGCGTAAAAAATTATGCTGAGGAGAGAGCGGGCTTAGGATGAGCCGCAAGGATGCGGCGAAAGCTTGCGCCACGTCGGACAAAAACGTCAGAGACGTTTTTGAACAGCACTCGTGCTGGCCCGAAGGGCGAGCCCCATTTATGGGGCGAGTAAACGTGTCGCAAGCGATCCGCAAAGTCCGATATCGACGAAGGCACCGCGTAGCGGCATAATTCACGCCGAAAGCCTGGGGTCACGGGGCGAGCGGCGTGTGAGCCGTCCCGTGCCGGGCGCGTGCTACAGAGTAGCATGAAAATGACAGCATTAACCGCGCACGGAACCACCTCTCAGTCGACATAAAAATGTGACCAAGAGGCAGTTGGGAGGAATGAAGCAAGTCAACTCAACGCTTAGCGTTGCTTTCTGGCATAGAACAACCAGGTCACCAAGATGCACACCACGTAGCACACCACAAACACTTTCATGGCACCGGTGGGTGAGCCGGTTAACTCAAGCGACATCCCGAAGGCTTGCGGGATGAAGAAGCCGCCAATAGCGCCAATGGCCGAAATGAAGCCCAGCGCCGCGGCGGTATCTGTAGCGGCAGAACTCTGTGCATCCGCATCGCTGCCACCCTGCGCTTTAACCCGATCTCCCGTTAATTTACGGAAAATCACGGCAATCATCTGGAACGTTGACCCACTCCCCAAACCCGCCGTCAGGAACAACATCATGAAGATGCCAAAGAACATCCCGAATGAACCTGCAGAGTTCGCACTCGGCAAAGACAGGAACAGTAACACCGAGAAAATCGCCATCAGGATGAAGTTAATCAACGTGACTTTCACACCGCCAAAGCGATCGGACAGCATGCCGCCAACCGGGCGCGCCAACGCGCCCAGCAGCGGCCCGAAGAACGCGTAATACAGAATAACGATGTCGGGAAACTGCGTTCTGGACAGCATGCCGAAGCCCGCCGAGAAACCGATAAATGAGCCAAACGTGGACAGATACAGGAAACTGAGTACCCACAGGTGCATTTGCTTCAAAACGGGTAACTGCTTGCGTATTGATGCATTGGCCGTCGACAGATCGTTCATGCCAAACCAGGCAGCGGTTGCGGCAATCACCAGAAACGGTACCCACATCCACGCGGCATGGTGCAACCAAATTTGGTTACCGTCCGGCTGAACAACGCCATTACCGGAAAAGCCCAGAATCGGCAGAAAAATCACCACCGGCACCAGCAACTGCATCACGCTCACGCCGAGGTTACCCAATCCACCGTTAATACCTAACGCACTGCCCTGACGTGATTTAGGAAAAAAGAAACTGATGTTAGCCATGCTGGAAGCAAAATTAGCCCCCGCGAAACCACACATCAGGGAAATCGTAACGAAAATGCTGTAAGGCGTTTGCGGGTTCTGTACGGCAAACCCGAGCCAAATACACGGGATCACCAGGATGATGGTACTTAATGTCGTCCAACGGCGACCGCCAACCATGGGGATAACGAAGGAGTAAGGCACACGCAACAGCGCGCCGGAGACGGAAGGCAACGCAGTAAGCAAAAATAACTGGTCTGTGGTAAAACTAAATCCGACCTTGTTTAGGTTAACGGCTACGGTGCTGAAAATCATCCAGACACAAAACGACAACAGCAGGCACGGTACGGAGATCCAAAGATTACGCTGTGCAATCCGTTGTCCACCAGATTGCCATAATTTTGCATCTTCAGGATTCCATTCCCTTATCAGCGTGCTTTGCGATACTTTTTCGGGTGATGAAGGCTGCGTCATAAAAACCTCGATAAATAAAAACGCGGTAGAATTAAGGCGCAACATTAGGGATTACACAGCAGGTAAAGTTGATGCAAATCAACGCGCTGTCAGGTAAAAAAACCGGGTAAAAATAACCACACTCCTTAATGAGTAATAAAAATAGAAAAATAAGCATCAATAATTCAATCTGTTATCTCTCTCTTTTTTCTTACTGTCATATCCCCTTTCAAGGCGTGGATATTCGGTGGTACTCACTAGTGGGTATAGGGTTATCATGTAGGATCGGGAAAAATGCCAAAAGGGTTATCCTTCTCGGTACTGGTTTTCTACTCCTCCAGCAGAGGTCGCTTTATTATGTTGAAACGTTTCCTGCTGCCGCTGTCGCTCGTCAATCAGGTTGCACTATTGATGCTGCTACTCG is a window of Pectobacterium punjabense DNA encoding:
- a CDS encoding NarK family nitrate/nitrite MFS transporter, with translation MTQPSSPEKVSQSTLIREWNPEDAKLWQSGGQRIAQRNLWISVPCLLLSFCVWMIFSTVAVNLNKVGFSFTTDQLFLLTALPSVSGALLRVPYSFVIPMVGGRRWTTLSTIILVIPCIWLGFAVQNPQTPYSIFVTISLMCGFAGANFASSMANISFFFPKSRQGSALGINGGLGNLGVSVMQLLVPVVIFLPILGFSGNGVVQPDGNQIWLHHAAWMWVPFLVIAATAAWFGMNDLSTANASIRKQLPVLKQMHLWVLSFLYLSTFGSFIGFSAGFGMLSRTQFPDIVILYYAFFGPLLGALARPVGGMLSDRFGGVKVTLINFILMAIFSVLLFLSLPSANSAGSFGMFFGIFMMLFLTAGLGSGSTFQMIAVIFRKLTGDRVKAQGGSDADAQSSAATDTAAALGFISAIGAIGGFFIPQAFGMSLELTGSPTGAMKVFVVCYVVCILVTWLFYARKQR